One window from the genome of Sulfodiicoccus acidiphilus encodes:
- a CDS encoding SDR family oxidoreductase, translating to MRALVLGGSGQLGLELREVLSNYEVVWTYSSREVPGGVKLDVRDFNSLEDLVLRTRPDVVVNAAAFTDVDGCETDRERCLKVNGEAVKHLVRAARVVEAYVVHVSTDYVFDGERGNYAEEDVPNPVNYYGLSKLVGEAYALSYDDSLVVRTSGVFRHKGYVPYALRALREGREVAAFRGYYSPISARKLAQAVHELVGQRRTGVLNVAGERVSRYDLAVKLKEMYGLPGKVREVQDVQGWKARRPFDSSLNSSRARGLISVELGLEENLEDLLKVEEVR from the coding sequence ATGCGGGCGCTGGTCCTGGGCGGTTCAGGGCAGCTGGGCCTCGAGCTCAGGGAGGTACTCTCCAACTACGAGGTGGTCTGGACCTACTCGTCCCGCGAGGTGCCGGGCGGGGTGAAGCTGGACGTGCGGGACTTCAACTCCCTGGAGGACCTGGTGCTACGGACGAGGCCGGACGTGGTCGTGAACGCCGCCGCTTTCACCGACGTGGACGGCTGCGAGACGGACAGGGAGAGGTGCCTGAAGGTGAACGGCGAGGCAGTGAAACACCTGGTGAGGGCGGCGAGGGTGGTCGAGGCCTACGTGGTGCACGTCTCGACCGACTACGTCTTCGACGGGGAGAGGGGGAACTACGCGGAGGAGGACGTCCCGAACCCCGTGAACTACTACGGCCTGTCTAAGTTGGTGGGTGAGGCCTACGCCCTCTCCTACGACGACTCCCTCGTGGTGAGGACTTCGGGGGTCTTCAGGCACAAGGGTTACGTCCCCTACGCACTGAGGGCGCTCAGGGAGGGGAGGGAGGTGGCCGCGTTCAGGGGGTACTACTCCCCCATATCTGCGAGGAAACTCGCCCAGGCCGTCCACGAGCTGGTGGGACAGAGGAGGACGGGCGTACTTAACGTCGCCGGGGAGAGGGTGTCGAGGTACGACCTGGCGGTGAAGCTGAAGGAGATGTACGGCCTCCCGGGCAAGGTACGGGAAGTGCAGGACGTACAGGGCTGGAAGGCCAGGAGGCCATTCGACTCGTCGCTGAACTCCTCCAGGGCCAGGGGACTTATCTCCGTGGAGTTGGGGCTGGAGGAGAACCTCGAGGACCTCCTTAAGGTCGAGGAGGTGAGGTGA
- a CDS encoding glucose-1-phosphate thymidylyltransferase yields the protein MEAVILHGGQGTRLRPLTHTGPKQLIRVAGKPVSQWVLEQVVEAGITDVVLVLGDNNPTRVVEYYGDGSKFGARIRYVYQGKARGLADAVYRVRKLVSDQFLVYLGDNVVPYDLRRLFPLRGAASILLARVPNPGRFGVVVVRDGKVVRLVEKPKEPVSDLALVGVYGFTSEVFEVVQSLRPSWRGELEITDAIQGLVDRGREVEFQVVDGWWKDTGTPEDVLEANSFLLDRHATRSVLGEVRNSTVEGRVVVEQGAVVENSTIRGPSFVGRGTTVRNSFVGPFTSIGEDCVVEGSEVEHSVILDQVTLRGVSLMDSLVGTRAVVERGAKRQRLVIGENSRVWM from the coding sequence ATGGAGGCGGTCATACTCCACGGGGGACAGGGGACCAGGCTCAGGCCCCTCACCCACACGGGGCCGAAGCAGCTCATAAGGGTGGCTGGGAAGCCGGTGTCTCAATGGGTGCTCGAGCAGGTGGTGGAGGCTGGGATAACCGACGTCGTTCTGGTCCTAGGTGACAACAACCCCACCAGGGTGGTGGAGTACTACGGGGACGGTTCCAAGTTCGGCGCCAGGATAAGGTACGTCTACCAGGGGAAGGCCAGGGGGCTGGCTGACGCCGTCTACAGGGTGAGGAAACTCGTCTCCGACCAGTTCCTCGTGTACTTAGGGGACAACGTTGTCCCATACGACTTGAGGAGGTTGTTCCCGTTGAGGGGGGCCGCCTCCATACTCCTCGCCAGGGTACCTAACCCTGGAAGGTTCGGCGTAGTGGTGGTGAGGGACGGGAAGGTGGTGAGGCTCGTGGAGAAGCCGAAGGAGCCCGTGTCCGACCTCGCCTTGGTGGGGGTGTACGGCTTCACGAGCGAGGTGTTCGAGGTGGTGCAGAGCCTCAGGCCCAGCTGGAGGGGTGAGCTGGAGATAACCGACGCGATCCAGGGGTTGGTGGACAGGGGGAGGGAAGTGGAGTTCCAGGTTGTGGACGGTTGGTGGAAGGACACGGGAACTCCAGAGGACGTCCTGGAGGCCAACTCCTTCCTCCTGGACAGGCACGCCACCAGGTCCGTACTGGGGGAGGTGAGGAACTCGACCGTGGAGGGGAGGGTTGTAGTGGAGCAGGGAGCGGTCGTGGAGAACTCCACGATAAGGGGGCCGTCCTTCGTGGGGAGGGGGACTACGGTGAGGAACTCCTTCGTGGGTCCTTTCACTTCAATAGGGGAGGACTGCGTCGTGGAGGGAAGCGAGGTGGAGCACAGCGTGATCCTCGACCAGGTGACGCTCAGGGGGGTGTCCCTCATGGACTCACTGGTGGGGACCAGGGCAGTGGTGGAGAGGGGAGCGAAGAGGCAGAGGCTCGTGATAGGGGAGAACTCGAGGGTGTGGATGTAG
- a CDS encoding PD-(D/E)XK nuclease family protein, with amino-acid sequence MALKADFLKLLREDEEFRKELTRLLGEYGSPGLNELREVLKEVLGAVNKLTEAQLKWQEEIVELRNNTVKLEESVAQLAEAQRKSEESMRELAQAMIQLTTKVENLNKSVSSMGQRWGVDYEELIRDFFQDFAEREGLDFSYVNKFTYKDDSDKYGKKGRIYEVEILAKDGKVYLIEVKSFVEEDDVEWFDVKTDILTQALNITNPVKLMLGVNTTDEAVKAPDALGIRLIYGDVIEAKRKEKPGVHPET; translated from the coding sequence ATGGCGCTGAAAGCCGATTTCCTGAAGCTGTTGAGGGAGGACGAGGAGTTCAGGAAAGAGTTGACGCGATTGCTCGGAGAGTACGGTAGTCCAGGACTAAACGAATTGAGGGAAGTACTGAAGGAAGTTTTGGGCGCCGTAAACAAGCTGACTGAGGCCCAGCTAAAGTGGCAGGAGGAGATCGTGGAGTTAAGGAATAACACGGTGAAGTTGGAGGAGAGTGTGGCACAGCTTGCGGAGGCCCAGAGGAAGAGCGAGGAGAGCATGAGGGAGTTGGCCCAGGCCATGATCCAACTGACGACTAAGGTGGAAAACCTGAACAAGTCCGTGAGCAGTATGGGGCAGAGGTGGGGGGTGGACTACGAGGAACTGATCAGGGACTTCTTCCAGGACTTCGCCGAGCGAGAGGGTCTGGACTTCAGTTACGTGAATAAGTTCACCTACAAGGACGACTCCGACAAGTACGGCAAGAAGGGGAGGATATACGAGGTAGAGATCCTAGCCAAAGACGGCAAGGTGTACCTGATAGAGGTGAAGTCCTTCGTGGAGGAGGACGACGTCGAGTGGTTCGACGTAAAGACGGACATCCTAACGCAGGCCCTAAACATAACGAACCCGGTGAAGCTCATGCTCGGGGTCAACACCACGGACGAGGCCGTCAAGGCGCCGGATGCGCTAGGGATAAGGTTGATCTACGGTGACGTAATAGAGGCGAAGAGAAAGGAGAAACCCGGAGTCCATCCCGAAACGTGA
- a CDS encoding AAA family ATPase, producing MIKRVRLKNFKSFDDVTVELRKINVFTGPNGAGKSNLVDAFVFLKEFLRPGSFPPYPFIRWGGYSNLVFMKDENANVELEIEAEDYSYRLVVNGKDGLRVLEESLKYKETEVKRKYNEVEIEGKILNLDPSMSVFHSVQRLGPMVLSNIPLPLHLTDFMSKFGNDIAVLRLEHTALLRPVPFNFPNVLGVDGFGLPKVLSSQPPKPVLDFLSEFNLSLKVDVSPEGNFVLNLVERVNGGTLVLHPSSIPSGVVKMLAILTAIYVLRPSILLIDEVENSLHLNFLERLVDIFDYSEPQVVLTTHSPAVIDLVDPADVVTIHKEGGRSVLQRVKDTTKLKEWLREKGLLLSEYLYYS from the coding sequence ATGATAAAGCGAGTGAGGCTCAAGAACTTCAAGAGCTTCGACGACGTAACGGTCGAGCTACGTAAGATCAACGTGTTCACCGGGCCTAACGGCGCCGGAAAGAGCAACTTGGTCGACGCCTTCGTCTTCTTGAAGGAGTTCCTCAGGCCGGGCTCGTTCCCTCCTTACCCCTTCATACGCTGGGGCGGCTACTCGAACCTGGTTTTCATGAAGGACGAGAACGCCAACGTAGAGTTGGAGATCGAGGCCGAGGACTACAGCTATCGTCTGGTAGTGAACGGGAAGGACGGGCTTAGGGTATTGGAGGAGTCCCTGAAGTATAAGGAGACGGAAGTGAAAAGGAAGTACAACGAGGTGGAAATCGAGGGCAAGATACTTAACCTGGATCCGTCCATGAGCGTCTTCCACAGCGTACAGAGGCTGGGACCTATGGTGCTCTCGAACATTCCCCTTCCCCTTCACCTGACCGACTTCATGAGCAAGTTCGGAAACGACATCGCGGTTCTGAGGCTGGAACACACCGCCTTACTACGTCCAGTCCCCTTCAACTTCCCAAACGTGCTGGGAGTAGACGGCTTCGGTCTACCCAAGGTCCTTTCCTCTCAACCGCCGAAACCCGTTCTGGACTTCCTTTCGGAGTTCAACTTGTCCTTGAAGGTAGACGTTAGTCCGGAGGGGAACTTCGTTCTCAACCTAGTCGAGAGGGTGAACGGTGGGACGCTGGTCTTGCATCCCTCTTCCATACCCTCTGGCGTAGTGAAGATGTTGGCCATCCTTACCGCGATCTACGTGCTTAGGCCTTCTATCCTTTTAATAGACGAGGTGGAGAACTCCCTCCACCTCAACTTCCTGGAGAGACTCGTAGACATCTTCGACTACTCAGAACCCCAGGTCGTGCTGACCACCCACTCCCCAGCCGTAATAGACTTGGTCGATCCCGCGGACGTGGTGACGATCCACAAGGAGGGAGGTAGGAGCGTCCTCCAAAGGGTTAAGGATACGACCAAACTCAAGGAGTGGCTGAGGGAGAAGGGCCTTTTGCTGAGCGAGTACTTGTACTACTCTTAG